Proteins encoded by one window of Acetivibrio thermocellus ATCC 27405:
- a CDS encoding PhzF family phenazine biosynthesis protein, with product MRIPIYQIDAFTNVQFKGNPAAVCPLEAWIGDDLMQKIAAENNLSETAFFVKKGHDYELRWFTPKGEIDLCGHATLATAYVIFTYLDNSIANVKFHTMSGVLEVSKEGSLLSMIFPSREGEICEVPEVLIKGLGKKPIEVYKSRDYMAVFETEQDILNLKLNMDELKKLDAFGVIATAKGNEADFVSRFFAPKAGVDEDPVTGSAHCTLVPYWKNKLRKTEFVALQLSERGGKLYCTDLGKMVKISGEAASYLEGYINV from the coding sequence ATGAGAATACCAATATATCAAATTGATGCGTTTACAAACGTACAGTTTAAAGGAAATCCTGCGGCTGTGTGTCCATTGGAGGCATGGATTGGCGATGATTTGATGCAGAAGATTGCAGCAGAAAATAACTTATCGGAGACAGCCTTTTTCGTAAAGAAAGGGCATGATTATGAGTTGAGATGGTTCACCCCAAAAGGAGAAATAGACCTTTGCGGGCATGCTACACTGGCGACTGCCTATGTTATATTTACATATTTGGATAATAGTATAGCAAATGTCAAATTTCATACTATGAGTGGAGTGTTGGAAGTATCAAAGGAAGGTAGCCTCTTATCAATGATATTCCCCTCCAGAGAAGGAGAAATATGCGAGGTTCCTGAGGTACTTATTAAGGGTCTGGGCAAGAAGCCAATTGAAGTTTATAAGTCAAGAGACTATATGGCGGTTTTTGAAACTGAACAAGATATACTTAATCTGAAATTGAATATGGATGAGTTGAAAAAACTAGATGCATTTGGTGTAATTGCTACAGCGAAGGGTAATGAAGCAGATTTTGTATCGAGATTTTTTGCTCCAAAGGCTGGAGTAGATGAAGACCCTGTAACAGGCTCTGCTCATTGTACATTGGTCCCTTATTGGAAAAATAAATTAAGAAAGACTGAGTTTGTGGCATTACAGTTATCAGAAAGAGGAGGAAAACTTTACTGTACTGATTTGGGTAAAATGGTAAAAATATCTGGGGAGGCAGCATCTTACTTAGAAGGATATATCAATGTATAG
- a CDS encoding zinc ribbon domain-containing protein yields MEKQFECLRCKEQMKYLKEYRFDSQDNNRGILGALFDIEEHLTFDVYVCPKCRHTEFFFTGAREGFNEWNDW; encoded by the coding sequence ATGGAAAAGCAGTTTGAGTGTTTAAGGTGTAAAGAGCAAATGAAGTATCTGAAAGAATACCGCTTTGATTCCCAGGATAATAATAGGGGAATATTAGGAGCCTTATTTGATATTGAAGAGCATTTGACTTTTGATGTATATGTCTGCCCTAAATGCAGGCATACAGAGTTTTTCTTTACGGGAGCAAGGGAAGGGTTTAACGAATGGAATGACTGGTAA
- a CDS encoding tyrosine-type recombinase/integrase, which translates to MRDNKELTESKLHLDEFSAYLMSIDKSDSTIKTYIEHIQAFAKWFEETNCIDFDPAVITEIDIRDMRSYLQGTRHLKETTINLRLASLKCYFSFLESEKYIKHNPARNIRKIKLQSPNIAKSLDEQTYRALRRHVYRGGNKAHIAMFEIFTRCGVRNFELINIRLTDFDISDRKGTLKIVGKLNKVRYIPLHKDVRDAINNWMEIRKNIKTEYDNLFISERKTPYTRSGIWKIFKKYCEQIGITDVTIHSFRHYFCRTLLKNGVDISVVAKLAGHSSGFVTAQVYTIPRQEELEAAIETLV; encoded by the coding sequence ATGAGAGATAATAAGGAGTTAACTGAAAGCAAATTGCATCTTGATGAATTTTCTGCTTATCTAATGAGCATCGACAAGTCTGACTCTACAATTAAGACATATATTGAACACATACAGGCATTTGCGAAATGGTTTGAAGAAACCAATTGTATAGACTTTGACCCTGCTGTTATAACCGAAATAGATATAAGGGATATGCGTTCGTATTTGCAAGGAACAAGGCATTTAAAGGAAACAACTATTAATCTTAGGCTGGCCAGTTTAAAATGCTACTTCTCTTTTTTAGAATCAGAAAAATATATTAAGCATAATCCCGCACGAAATATTAGAAAAATAAAATTGCAATCACCAAATATAGCAAAATCTCTTGATGAACAGACATATCGTGCATTACGCCGTCACGTATACCGTGGGGGAAATAAAGCCCATATTGCTATGTTTGAGATTTTTACCAGGTGCGGGGTTAGAAATTTCGAACTTATAAACATCCGCTTAACCGATTTTGATATAAGCGATAGGAAGGGAACATTAAAGATAGTTGGCAAATTAAATAAAGTACGCTATATACCTCTGCATAAGGATGTTCGGGATGCAATAAACAACTGGATGGAGATTAGAAAGAACATTAAAACAGAGTATGATAATCTGTTTATTTCTGAGCGCAAGACCCCTTACACTAGGTCAGGAATCTGGAAGATTTTTAAAAAATACTGTGAACAAATCGGGATTACTGATGTAACTATCCATTCCTTCAGACATTATTTTTGCCGAACTTTACTCAAAAATGGCGTTGATATTTCTGTAGTTGCCAAGTTAGCAGGTCACTCTTCAGGTTTTGTTACGGCTCAGGTATATACCATTCCAAGACAAGAAGAATTGGAGGCAGCAATAGAAACATTAGTTTAA
- a CDS encoding DUF1444 family protein, whose amino-acid sequence MLTVQEFVQNISEDFKKVFPEVRVEDRFIRLGTEVTHVELPINSMYKEYQVTDYESIKKLYIKVSNEILNQYKFKVDYNNVYPLLKSREFGKGEKDLGFYREQAFADIDIFYASDIGEVFRFILNSDDVDFDKMKKAAWENLNKMANPLVKLDKTLDVFCLKYSTDYNSTLLLSTALQNQIHKKIGKDYLFAIPSSTTLIVARYRPEYISIIKSLMAIDTDTNRISDKVYQYKNGIFDIASV is encoded by the coding sequence ATGCTTACGGTTCAAGAATTCGTACAGAATATTTCAGAGGATTTTAAGAAAGTATTTCCTGAAGTGAGGGTAGAAGATAGGTTTATTCGACTCGGCACTGAAGTAACCCATGTTGAATTGCCAATCAATAGCATGTATAAAGAATACCAAGTTACGGATTATGAAAGTATAAAGAAATTATATATAAAGGTTTCTAATGAAATATTAAATCAATACAAATTTAAAGTAGACTATAATAATGTGTATCCATTGCTTAAAAGCAGGGAGTTTGGGAAAGGGGAAAAGGATTTAGGGTTTTATAGAGAGCAAGCCTTTGCTGATATAGATATTTTTTATGCTTCAGATATCGGAGAAGTTTTTAGATTTATACTTAATAGCGATGATGTAGACTTTGATAAAATGAAAAAGGCAGCATGGGAAAACTTGAATAAGATGGCCAATCCACTGGTAAAGTTGGATAAGACACTTGATGTATTCTGCCTGAAGTATTCTACAGACTATAACTCGACATTGTTGTTAAGTACCGCACTACAGAATCAAATACACAAAAAAATAGGGAAGGATTATCTTTTTGCAATTCCTTCTTCAACTACATTAATTGTGGCCAGATATCGTCCTGAATATATTTCGATAATAAAGTCATTAATGGCAATAGACACAGACACGAACAGAATTTCGGATAAAGTGTATCAGTATAAAAATGGGATATTTGATATTGCATCGGTTTGA
- a CDS encoding DUF3908 family protein, which translates to MNVDYKEIKDYFYKNRYWDNATRKYAEMFEKVSQIIDENDILCFYPKYLFVDEQILQLYFILKNNKFIKVWINEEKRIVMQFLNMNKIKNVIYECPLGDYGDYRLTLLFEEKAEEITFNSKEDTNERWKYKFNEAICNMAKCFATI; encoded by the coding sequence ATGAATGTAGATTATAAAGAAATTAAAGATTACTTTTATAAGAACCGTTATTGGGATAATGCTACCCGTAAATATGCAGAAATGTTTGAAAAAGTTTCACAAATAATTGATGAGAATGATATACTATGTTTTTATCCGAAATACTTATTTGTTGATGAACAAATTTTACAGTTATATTTTATTTTAAAGAACAACAAATTTATTAAGGTTTGGATTAATGAAGAAAAGAGAATAGTTATGCAGTTTCTTAATATGAATAAAATTAAGAATGTTATTTATGAATGTCCTTTAGGTGATTATGGTGACTATAGGTTAACTCTGCTTTTTGAAGAAAAGGCGGAGGAAATTACATTTAACAGTAAAGAGGATACAAATGAGCGTTGGAAATATAAATTTAATGAAGCAATATGTAATATGGCAAAATGCTTTGCTACTATATAA
- a CDS encoding toll/interleukin-1 receptor domain-containing protein, with protein MRKEYPTVFISYSWDSEEHENWVVFLAAKLRENGVDATIDKFEMQSKTVNLNRMMIEKIKNSDKILLILTENYAKKADAFQGGVGYETNLLIRYIKDNPDKIILIMRHKGNYKEAIPFYLDGFYFIDFSDDGQFDIKFNELLHRIFQVDIIDVPKVGAKPKLEPKRINNDRITNETSIIIPNFKEITDLDKNKFMKRSYSEILSHLSDFAEQTRQKNSNFDYEKDIIHSQKTIMRFYINGMEKYAVKIWLGNLFGGRSLNIYLSYGRFNIDSDNSFNDVIECEVTETKDLKLKMTMNFMARNNASDAYGIAVEIWKQIVQYLGY; from the coding sequence ATGAGGAAAGAATACCCTACGGTATTTATTAGTTATAGTTGGGATAGTGAGGAACATGAAAATTGGGTAGTATTTTTAGCGGCTAAATTAAGGGAAAATGGCGTTGATGCAACGATTGATAAATTTGAAATGCAAAGTAAAACTGTTAACTTAAATAGAATGATGATAGAAAAAATAAAAAATAGTGATAAAATTTTACTAATTCTTACTGAAAATTACGCAAAGAAAGCAGATGCTTTTCAGGGTGGGGTAGGATACGAAACAAACTTATTAATACGATATATTAAAGATAATCCAGACAAAATAATCTTAATAATGCGACATAAAGGGAATTATAAAGAAGCCATTCCATTTTATTTAGACGGTTTTTATTTCATTGATTTTTCAGACGATGGTCAATTTGATATAAAGTTTAATGAATTACTACATAGAATTTTCCAGGTTGATATAATTGATGTGCCAAAAGTGGGTGCAAAACCTAAATTAGAGCCAAAAAGAATTAATAATGATAGAATAACCAACGAAACTTCTATTATAATACCTAATTTTAAAGAGATAACGGATTTGGATAAAAATAAGTTTATGAAACGCAGTTATTCTGAAATATTATCACACTTATCTGACTTTGCAGAGCAAACTAGACAAAAAAATAGTAATTTTGACTATGAAAAAGATATTATACACAGTCAAAAGACTATTATGAGATTCTATATTAACGGCATGGAAAAATATGCAGTGAAGATTTGGCTCGGAAATTTATTTGGCGGGAGGAGCCTAAACATATATTTATCATACGGGAGATTTAATATTGACAGCGATAATTCATTTAATGATGTAATTGAATGTGAAGTGACTGAAACTAAAGATTTAAAATTAAAAATGACAATGAATTTTATGGCGAGAAATAATGCTAGCGATGCATATGGAATTGCTGTTGAAATATGGAAACAGATTGTTCAATATTTAGGCTACTAA
- a CDS encoding serine/threonine-protein kinase, whose translation MKRKAVNFHPQVDMSIGDKYLLKEFIDEGSFGYVWKAVNLENRQTVALKIPKDQERGDNTLSEGKEFIGSHHPNVISIYWMGRVDGVFLIEMEYFNGHKLSDELCETGFKSPRTFEEIYNLFFQILDGVEYIHSKHICHGDIKPQNILIDGKIAKITDFGTSKLIEDLFIKTIDGGGTWAYMAPEVAGSNRRYLNSDIYSLGVLLYKFLTGRTPHETANQLINNIPYPKPREINNNIPESVERIIMKLLKRNPDERYQNISEIKRDLEEALRSEDRNIISYNERAEVKYEDTDWIERVIRYYKNNEFDKAELLLKTEYENGNKSADVLYHIAYTYFQQGRYFESMDVIKDIDITQVEDIRQEALEDNLLYLKGKLFFELKKYEEAVKVYEKLVSRNPDDLNYRYKLACAYGLNDEQEKSIEILEDINKKTPGMLYIVKKLGHAYDQIKDFKKARAYFNYAIRLDPSDTIIRNRLEEYSKYFNYLGY comes from the coding sequence ATGAAGAGAAAAGCAGTTAATTTTCATCCGCAAGTAGATATGAGTATAGGGGATAAGTATTTGCTGAAAGAATTTATTGATGAAGGTTCCTTTGGCTATGTATGGAAAGCAGTAAACCTTGAAAATAGGCAAACAGTGGCGCTTAAAATACCCAAAGACCAGGAACGGGGAGACAACACCTTATCGGAAGGAAAAGAATTCATCGGAAGTCATCACCCAAATGTTATTTCTATATACTGGATGGGACGTGTAGATGGAGTTTTTCTAATTGAAATGGAGTACTTTAATGGGCATAAACTATCAGACGAATTATGTGAAACGGGATTTAAGAGTCCTAGAACATTTGAAGAAATATACAACTTGTTTTTTCAAATATTGGATGGTGTAGAATATATACATTCAAAACATATTTGCCATGGAGATATTAAGCCTCAAAATATATTAATAGATGGGAAAATAGCCAAAATAACCGATTTCGGTACAAGTAAACTGATAGAAGATTTATTTATAAAAACAATTGATGGTGGAGGTACCTGGGCTTATATGGCTCCAGAAGTGGCTGGGTCTAATCGTAGATATCTTAATTCAGATATATATTCATTGGGAGTGCTTTTATATAAGTTTTTAACTGGCAGGACTCCTCATGAAACTGCAAATCAATTAATTAATAATATACCTTATCCAAAACCAAGAGAGATAAATAATAATATACCTGAATCGGTTGAAAGAATTATAATGAAATTACTCAAAAGAAACCCTGATGAAAGGTATCAGAATATAAGCGAAATAAAAAGAGATTTAGAAGAAGCATTAAGAAGTGAAGATAGAAATATTATTTCTTACAATGAACGGGCTGAAGTAAAATACGAGGATACTGATTGGATAGAAAGAGTAATTCGATATTATAAGAATAATGAATTTGATAAGGCAGAACTACTGCTAAAAACGGAGTACGAGAATGGAAATAAATCTGCTGATGTATTGTATCATATTGCTTATACATATTTTCAGCAGGGAAGATATTTTGAGAGTATGGATGTGATAAAAGATATTGATATTACACAAGTAGAGGATATCAGACAAGAGGCATTAGAAGATAATCTTCTTTACTTAAAAGGGAAATTGTTTTTTGAACTTAAAAAATATGAGGAAGCAGTTAAAGTATATGAAAAACTCGTATCAAGGAATCCAGATGACTTGAATTATAGATATAAATTGGCTTGTGCTTATGGCTTAAATGATGAACAGGAGAAATCCATAGAAATTCTGGAGGATATAAATAAAAAGACTCCTGGGATGCTCTATATAGTAAAAAAACTTGGACATGCATATGACCAGATAAAAGACTTTAAAAAGGCAAGGGCTTATTTTAATTATGCCATACGATTAGACCCGAGCGATACAATAATTAGGAATAGGCTGGAGGAATATAGCAAATATTTTAACTATCTTGGATATTAA
- a CDS encoding helicase HerA domain-containing protein → MDKYIGKLIGNTGNPNDLKIALENSFSAKRGEFVKIKHRESEEDGDTYVLGRIVSISRSNILYNSNMGEGLSSLEILPGAQVTGETLFGTIELVGYRDNYGQIKIPRRPLNPGEKVYGVDYEFLSKFYKFDENTSINIGNLIGYDKGSNIVPVYLDVNKLVTEHLAVLAMTGSGKSYTVGRIIERLVAEMNGTVVVFDVHGEYGKAFEKGEIHFNNNLDFIEDEREKKSIQRIQENLIKMQNAGGGIKVYTPQIDSFDYKYSGKNHHLALQFDRFDMDDLSSILPGLTEAQERVLDVAIRYWKAKYNHPPRDIQDLTYLLSDEQGLEELKNWDNLTEGEAKALNNRSAAVASMKLTRVINEAKSFYTRAIGEPTDIYDMIGEKGNSVGRLVIIDLQGLSDDAKQIITALISSEIMRAASDKKRQIRPCFLVYEEGHNFAPAGIPSISKKIIKKIAAEGRKFGVGFAIISQRPSKLDPDVTSQCNTIITMRLKNPDDQRFIAKTSDMFSSSDIEELPSLSTGEALINGRSIPAPLLVKVGTKALIHGGESPEVIKEWGVFNG, encoded by the coding sequence GTGGATAAATACATAGGCAAACTTATCGGCAATACGGGCAATCCTAATGATTTAAAGATTGCTCTCGAAAACAGTTTTTCTGCTAAAAGAGGAGAGTTTGTAAAAATCAAGCATAGAGAATCGGAAGAAGATGGAGATACATATGTTCTAGGGAGAATTGTATCCATATCCAGAAGCAATATTCTATATAACTCCAATATGGGTGAGGGGCTGTCATCTCTTGAGATACTACCAGGTGCCCAAGTTACTGGGGAGACTTTATTTGGGACCATAGAACTGGTGGGGTACAGGGATAACTATGGACAGATAAAAATACCCAGGCGACCCCTTAACCCAGGGGAAAAGGTATATGGTGTTGACTATGAGTTTTTGTCAAAGTTTTATAAGTTTGATGAGAATACAAGCATTAACATAGGTAATTTGATTGGATACGACAAGGGAAGTAATATAGTCCCTGTTTATCTCGATGTAAACAAACTGGTTACAGAACATTTGGCTGTGCTGGCAATGACAGGTTCAGGGAAATCATATACTGTGGGCAGAATTATTGAGAGACTTGTAGCAGAAATGAATGGAACAGTAGTAGTTTTTGACGTTCATGGAGAATATGGAAAAGCATTTGAAAAGGGAGAGATACATTTTAATAATAATCTTGATTTTATTGAGGATGAGAGGGAAAAGAAGAGTATTCAAAGGATTCAGGAAAATTTAATAAAAATGCAGAATGCAGGTGGTGGAATAAAAGTTTATACTCCCCAGATTGATTCCTTTGATTATAAGTATAGTGGAAAAAACCATCACTTAGCCCTGCAATTCGATAGATTCGACATGGATGATTTATCTTCCATTCTTCCCGGTTTGACAGAAGCCCAGGAAAGAGTATTGGATGTTGCAATCAGGTATTGGAAAGCGAAATATAATCATCCACCAAGAGATATTCAGGATTTAACATATCTACTTTCTGATGAACAGGGGCTTGAGGAACTAAAGAATTGGGACAATTTAACTGAAGGTGAAGCCAAAGCACTCAATAATAGAAGTGCAGCAGTGGCTTCTATGAAATTAACCCGAGTAATAAATGAAGCAAAAAGTTTTTACACAAGGGCTATAGGTGAGCCTACAGATATTTATGATATGATTGGCGAAAAGGGAAATAGCGTGGGAAGGCTTGTAATAATAGACTTACAAGGCCTATCCGATGATGCTAAACAAATTATAACAGCATTGATATCCAGTGAAATTATGAGGGCAGCATCAGATAAAAAAAGGCAAATAAGACCATGTTTCCTTGTTTATGAAGAAGGACACAATTTTGCACCGGCAGGCATTCCGAGCATTTCTAAGAAAATTATTAAGAAGATTGCGGCGGAAGGAAGAAAGTTTGGTGTTGGTTTTGCGATTATTTCACAAAGACCGTCAAAACTTGACCCAGATGTAACCTCACAGTGCAATACAATTATTACAATGCGGTTAAAGAATCCAGATGACCAGCGGTTTATAGCAAAAACGTCAGATATGTTTTCATCATCTGATATTGAAGAATTGCCATCTTTATCAACGGGAGAAGCATTGATAAATGGCAGGTCAATTCCTGCACCACTGTTAGTAAAAGTTGGAACAAAGGCCTTAATACATGGTGGAGAGTCTCCTGAAGTAATCAAGGAATGGGGCGTATTCAATGGATAA
- a CDS encoding restriction endonuclease subunit S: protein MINNVLVWKQPNISWIHPINIDNSINANNFNFDYLDTLNKLRSSNLKILELRDIADKISDGPFGSQLKVEEYKEQGFPVYRVKNIIDTQILDDDIVYIDAKKQQQLKRSEVLPGDVLITKAGRIGSAAVVPSKFGNGNITSHLVLVRLKKTINNYYLVAYLECKYGKVITGRESYKSTRPELTKNEIGNVIIPIPSPEIQKYIGDKVRKAEELREEAKRLKKEAETFLYEMIQLKPLNDFDKDMFSFVNSNYIDSERLDSEYYKTKYITLEKLLKSKKVTSFKDIIIESKYGASVPADYTMVGIPFIRGNNLTDNEINIDDIVYLNKKLKDEVKDHHVNTGDILITRSGTVGISAVVDEKCDGFSFGSFMIKLRIDMRIWNPYYIAAFLNSFWGKWQIERLQNGAVQQNINLQEIGRIIIPIISKENQDKIEELIKNYINKKRQSKQLIQEAKQDVEDLIEGNFDMSKVKANS from the coding sequence ATGATTAATAATGTGTTGGTATGGAAGCAACCAAATATCTCTTGGATTCATCCTATTAATATAGATAATAGTATTAATGCCAATAACTTTAATTTTGACTATCTAGATACATTAAATAAGTTAAGAAGTAGCAATTTAAAAATTTTAGAATTAAGAGATATAGCAGATAAAATATCAGATGGACCGTTTGGCAGTCAATTGAAGGTAGAAGAATATAAGGAACAAGGATTTCCAGTATATAGAGTTAAAAATATTATTGATACTCAAATTTTGGATGATGATATTGTATATATTGATGCTAAAAAGCAACAACAATTAAAGAGAAGTGAAGTATTACCTGGGGATGTATTAATAACTAAAGCAGGCAGAATAGGTTCTGCTGCTGTTGTACCAAGTAAATTTGGAAATGGGAACATAACTTCACATTTAGTGTTAGTTAGATTAAAAAAAACAATCAATAACTATTATTTGGTTGCTTATTTAGAATGTAAGTATGGTAAAGTTATTACAGGTCGAGAGAGTTATAAGTCAACAAGACCTGAATTGACAAAAAATGAAATAGGAAATGTTATAATCCCCATCCCATCTCCTGAAATTCAAAAATACATAGGAGATAAGGTTAGAAAAGCAGAAGAGTTGAGAGAAGAAGCGAAAAGGTTGAAGAAAGAGGCTGAAACATTTCTTTATGAAATGATTCAACTTAAACCATTAAATGATTTTGATAAAGATATGTTTTCATTTGTCAATAGTAATTATATTGATTCTGAAAGATTAGATTCAGAGTATTATAAAACAAAATATATTACATTAGAGAAACTCTTAAAAAGTAAAAAAGTTACTTCTTTTAAGGATATTATAATCGAAAGTAAGTATGGAGCATCTGTACCAGCAGATTACACAATGGTTGGTATACCTTTTATTAGAGGAAATAATTTAACTGATAATGAAATTAATATTGATGATATTGTATATTTAAATAAAAAATTAAAAGATGAAGTTAAAGACCATCATGTAAATACTGGAGATATTTTGATAACAAGAAGTGGAACTGTTGGTATTAGTGCAGTTGTTGATGAAAAATGCGATGGGTTCTCATTTGGTTCATTTATGATAAAACTACGTATTGATATGAGAATATGGAACCCTTATTATATAGCAGCATTCTTAAATTCATTTTGGGGAAAATGGCAAATTGAAAGGTTACAAAATGGTGCTGTTCAGCAAAATATTAATTTACAAGAAATTGGTAGAATTATAATACCTATTATTTCAAAAGAAAATCAAGATAAAATTGAAGAATTAATCAAAAATTATATTAATAAAAAAAGACAATCAAAACAACTAATTCAAGAAGCAAAACAGGACGTAGAAGACCTTATAGAAGGCAACTTTGATATGTCAAAAGTAAAAGCAAATAGTTAA
- a CDS encoding N-6 DNA methylase, whose translation MQELKDKIKKLGYEEIKDIDDATFIASHKNVYVYVKKVDEEQLKPELVTAITYEAMATDPISTYAWITNGTSNAYVLVEEEKAVSEIPSVFEDENKLYSGKRQLTDRDKWSIRKYQELQEKFDGLHEMIYGMKDHVNNSNDVIDEFSKLIFLETFRLYHPEYRLTKGNVTGKLFNEIYRYEYVEKHKDKAVQEIREAFKEIKDHADYVAILDNGEKANIFSADEYIKLENPNIYIAVLKALQDLGTIIIDGVERPATLRDLTGDVLGRVFDVLLRGKFENKGGMGIYLTPRQVTEAAAEMVLHDLTKDGAAKLIAKDPKTGIPTLRIGDLCCGSGGFLIKMLQKIEHYLLNKLTGDKKQYEELFEQMKEHCFIGADNAPGMVLKARINMALHGAPKCPIFQTRNSLMNTRLKPGTFDAILTNPPFSKTGISKTIKKGKTTVENPEGAEIIKYYSSDIDEDGQNRMSPYGLSLGSKPDSRGKWKEVNSVDPAVLFIDRNLQLLKPGGLLMIVVPDGILSNSGDKYVREYIMGKKNPVTGEFEGGKAILKAVISLPQVTFALSGAGAKTSLLYLKKKEHPGEKQGPVFMAVADEVGFTVKQNVEVQLGDDHNDLLKIVEAYKKGMPEDVE comes from the coding sequence ATGCAGGAACTAAAGGATAAAATCAAAAAACTTGGTTATGAGGAAATAAAGGATATTGATGACGCTACCTTTATAGCCAGCCATAAAAATGTATATGTATATGTAAAAAAAGTAGATGAAGAACAGTTGAAACCAGAATTGGTTACTGCTATAACATATGAAGCGATGGCAACAGACCCTATTTCTACATATGCTTGGATTACAAACGGTACAAGTAATGCCTATGTCCTTGTTGAAGAGGAAAAGGCTGTTTCTGAAATTCCATCAGTCTTTGAAGATGAAAACAAATTGTACTCAGGCAAAAGGCAACTTACTGATAGGGACAAATGGTCAATAAGAAAATATCAAGAGTTACAAGAGAAATTTGATGGACTCCATGAAATGATTTATGGAATGAAGGACCATGTAAATAACTCCAATGATGTAATCGATGAATTCAGTAAACTTATTTTTTTGGAGACCTTCAGGCTTTATCACCCTGAATATAGATTAACTAAGGGTAATGTAACAGGGAAACTATTTAACGAAATATATAGATACGAATATGTAGAAAAACATAAGGATAAGGCAGTCCAGGAGATAAGGGAAGCCTTTAAAGAAATAAAAGACCATGCAGATTATGTTGCTATTTTGGATAATGGGGAAAAGGCAAACATATTTAGTGCAGATGAATATATAAAACTGGAAAATCCCAACATCTACATTGCTGTTTTAAAGGCTCTCCAGGATTTAGGGACAATAATAATTGACGGTGTAGAGAGACCTGCCACTTTAAGGGATTTGACAGGGGATGTATTGGGCAGGGTTTTTGATGTACTGCTTCGTGGAAAGTTTGAGAATAAAGGCGGTATGGGTATCTATCTTACCCCGAGACAGGTAACGGAAGCAGCAGCCGAGATGGTTTTACACGACCTTACCAAAGACGGGGCAGCAAAACTAATTGCTAAAGACCCCAAAACAGGAATACCTACCCTCCGCATAGGTGATTTGTGCTGTGGTTCGGGAGGATTTTTAATAAAGATGCTTCAGAAGATAGAGCACTACCTTTTGAACAAATTGACAGGAGACAAGAAGCAGTATGAAGAACTATTTGAACAAATGAAGGAACACTGTTTTATAGGTGCGGATAATGCTCCGGGAATGGTTCTCAAGGCGAGAATCAATATGGCACTGCACGGAGCACCTAAGTGCCCTATTTTCCAAACGAGAAATTCCCTTATGAATACACGCCTTAAACCAGGGACATTCGATGCAATCCTTACAAATCCCCCTTTTTCAAAAACTGGTATTTCAAAAACGATTAAGAAGGGTAAAACAACAGTAGAAAACCCAGAAGGTGCTGAGATTATCAAATATTATTCTTCTGACATAGATGAGGACGGACAAAACAGGATGAGTCCTTATGGCTTATCCCTCGGGTCAAAGCCAGACAGCAGAGGTAAGTGGAAAGAAGTAAATTCGGTAGACCCAGCAGTGTTATTTATTGATAGAAATCTGCAACTGTTAAAACCAGGCGGGCTACTCATGATAGTTGTACCAGATGGAATTCTTTCAAACTCAGGAGATAAATATGTACGTGAATACATCATGGGTAAAAAGAACCCTGTTACAGGTGAATTTGAAGGTGGAAAAGCAATATTAAAAGCAGTTATAAGTCTTCCGCAGGTAACCTTTGCCCTTTCAGGTGCAGGTGCAAAAACGTCGCTGCTATATTTAAAGAAGAAAGAACATCCAGGAGAAAAACAGGGTCCTGTATTTATGGCAGTAGCAGATGAAGTGGGATTTACTGTAAAACAGAATGTAGAGGTACAGTTAGGTGATGACCATAACGACTTATTAAAGATTGTGGAGGCTTATAAGAAGGGTATGCCAGAGGATGTAGAATAG